Proteins encoded together in one Campylobacter concisus window:
- a CDS encoding plasmid mobilization protein, with the protein MKENKTITKILRLTPSENEKIQDKLDKLGGVTFSKFAINSMLSRPLTKTPITKELILELSRQGSNLNQIARSLNQNKSLDRVALSLINQSLERLNELYEILSDDS; encoded by the coding sequence ATGAAAGAGAATAAAACAATAACCAAAATTTTAAGATTAACACCTAGCGAAAATGAAAAAATTCAAGACAAGCTTGATAAATTAGGTGGGGTTACATTTTCAAAATTTGCTATAAATTCGATGCTTTCGCGACCACTTACAAAGACACCAATTACTAAAGAACTAATCTTGGAGCTATCGAGACAAGGAAGTAACCTAAATCAGATAGCGAGGAGTTTAAATCAAAACAAGAGTCTTGATCGAGTGGCGCTCTCATTAATAAATCAATCACTGGAGCGCCTAAATGAACTATATGAGATATTGAGCGATGATAGTTAA